The genome window ttccctaatgactaatgatgttggtATCTTCCCTTGTGCTGATTGGATATCTGTATACATTCTTTGGTGAAgtttgtttaaatcttttgcccactttttaattgggttgcttgttttcttattattgagtgttgaaagttttttttaatcattctggAAACAAGTCCTtttcagatatgtggtttgccaatattttctcccagtctatttcttcattttcttaacagtgtctttcaaagagcagaagttcttaattcTGATGACATCCAATTTACCAGTTTTTTAATTCACAGATCATGCTTTTGGAGatgtacagtcatgtgtcacttaagaatagggatacgttctgagaaatgcatttttaGGCAATTTCATCCTTCTGCCAATATCATAGAGTATACTCACACAAACCTACATGGTaaagcctactacacacctaggctatataatatagccattataatcttaaaGGACCACTGACTGAGACATCATTATGAGGTGCATGACTATCTCTAAGAATTTTTACCTAACCCCAGGTcatgaaatttttcttctgtgtttttcccTAGAAGTTTaacagttttagattttacatttaggtctaaaatccattttaacttaatttttccaTATGGTACAAAGTATAGACTGTTTAATTTTTCtcacatatggatatccaattgatGAAGACTACATTGCCTTTCCATCTtggtcaaaaattaattgaccgCATATTTATGAGTCTATctctaggctctctattctgttcctttgacCTATTTGTCTATCTtgatgccaataccacactgtcttgattaccattaccattttacattcctaccagcaatttATTAGAGCTCCAGTTGCTCAATATCCTTGTTAGCACTTGGCATTGCCagttaaaaaaatctgttttagcTATTATAATAAGTGGTAGTGGTATCTCAACATGATTTGAATTTCTGCTAATATTGGGCGTTTTTTACTACTGAGTTtcccattattttttcttaacctaATTTTCCCTAGTTTCctaaacaaaaacaacaagaatCTTAGGTGTGTATCAAAGCCTCCATATTAGTTTcggtgcttataacaaaatacttggaactgtattttataaagaaaataaaatttattgcttacaatttcagaggctggaaagtccaaagtccaggaaatacatttggtgaagaccttggtggtggcaacagtgactaggggtctcacatggcagaaaatggtggagaagagagagactctcatgtgctctccttttaaagccctcagaatcacactcctgatcaccattatttattcaatcactaccaaatggtcctacaatctaatcccctcttggagggcccacctttcaattaccataataggatttcccaccctcaacagttacagtgggaactaagcttctaatatatggaccttgggggacacaattcagtcaatccacagcagcctCCTCATGTTTTCTTGCACTTTCAGATAAGAAGGAAGCTTGCAATTACTGCAAGTAGATAGTCTGCCCCAGAATATTAGAAGGCATTGGCTTGAGTTCAGGCCTAAACTCTGGAGTCACCTTGACTTCCTCTCACACCCCATATCTGATCTGTCAGTAAATAGTATCAGTTTTATCATTAAAACACCCAAAATTCAATCAAATATTCACCACCTCTTGCCTGGCTATCTGCAATaccttcctaactggtctccctactTTGGCCCTTAGCCAACTTAAGTCAATTTGCAACACACCTGTAAGTGATCTCTTATCAGACCAATCCTTCACTCAAAAAAGTTAAGTTTGATCtccactcttctgctcaaaacctgTTGGATGTTTCTCAATGCATTAACAGTCAAAGCCAAGATTGTTACTATGGCCTATAAGATCGCATCTGACCTGGCCACGCTGTGTCATCTCCTATTTCTCTCCTCTTACTCAAATCCAGCCCACAAGCCTCCTTCCCTTGCTGTTCTGCATGAAAAGCTTTCTCCTCAGATTTCATTGATACTCTCCTCATTTCCTTCAAGTCCCAAAATCATTTGAGCTGTTTTCTTCGGTCACTCCATCTAAAAAGGcatgtacacacactcacacaccattctttttctgtttttgtcttcttAGTGCTGCTTAACATGTTCCATAcagtaattatttaataataacttACACATACAGAGCTCACcatgttctaagtgctttatatattaatttagttAATACTCATGACAACACTATGAGGTAAGTATTTAAAGATTCTTGTTATTCCAAGAGGAAACAGAAACCCAGAGGTTAAGCAATTGCCCCAAAGAACACGTCCATCCAACAGTGCAGCCAGGATTCCATCCCAAGGAGTCTGACTCTGGAGTCCATGACGTAAAACACGATGCCATCCAGGACTGCTTTTCTAATTACTTTTTAATGTTGATGTTCTGTGTATCCCACTGCAAAGTAAGCTGCGTGCAGGAGCTACCTTTGAAAACTACTGTTATCCTCAGCGCAGGGAAGCCTGTCTGCCAGCGGGTCCCTCAATAAAGGCTGAAAAGTGAGCTTAATcataacaagaaaaacaaaattgtcgGGGTCAGCAGCAAAAGCGTACCTGGCGGGCCCTTTAGGGATTACCAAGAGCGGGCTGGGCTCGGTGGTGTGTACAGGGAGGAAGGCCCCACAGTTGCTCGGAGCAACGCTCATGCTCTCGGAAGTGCGCCTAAGAGAATGGCAAGCAGAAGGGCGCAAGGCTAGAAAACAACTACTCTGAGCATGAGTAATTTTCGCTGAAGGAACGGGCTGAAAGTTTCAGGGGCAAGGTGGATTCAGGAAGGTGAGAGCGGAGAGGTAATAAGACACTCAGCGACATGATCTCAGAACTAGAAGTCGCGAAAGGACTCCCCCGAAGGCCCCGCCCACGAGGCCCCTCACCCGAgcgcgcccgccccgcccccagcgCTGGCCAGAGCGCGCTGTGGGATTGGCCTCCGTGGCCTCGCACGTCCCGGTGGCCCCGCCCCGCCAGGACCCGCGCGGGTGACCCGGAAGCGGTTGTTCGGACCCGCCGCTCGGCTCAGCTCTCTTTTCCGGTCGGCGTGGTTTGTGAGGGGAGCGTCTGCTGTTCCTGGGCCTTCACCATGAGCGTCCCGGCCTTCATCGACATCAGTGAGGAAGACCAGGTGTGCTCCCGGGCCGCCAGGGTAGGGTGGGGGACAGCTCAGGGGCGTGAGGGACGCGACGCCGCCTTGCGGAGCCCTCTCCGGAACAGACCGGCGTCTTGCCCCACACGCGGGAGTGGGGAGGCCGTGTGGCAGGGGCGCGCGTTCCTGGCCTGAAGTAGCACCAGGCCGCGGGCGGGCGGTCCCGGAGTGGGACGACGCTCCACGGCCAGTTTCCTGGACGGGGTCGGGACTGTGCCAGCCTGTAGTCACTTCTGACTACCTAGTACTTTTTGACTGATCCTAGGACTGGTGTCTGTTTCCGTCCCCCAAGTGCAGCCACATCCGGAGTGGGAGGTGGCGGATCTGTAGTTGGCATAAGCAATCTAGGGAAAAGTAGTTTTGAACTAAAGATCGAAATGGCTTTATTGTTGTACGATCACAAAGGCAAAGGTGACCCTTATTTTTCATGTAGACCGTGTTTTCTGGTCCTGCTTGTGCAAGGGTGAGTTCTGTAACCCGAAAATACGGTGTCAGTTCCACCATCATATAATGTGAGGCATACAAGTGGTGGACCATACTGATATTCCCTGTTTGGGGTTTGCGCTTTGGTATGAAGGGCTGATATTTCTCGTTTTCCCCATATCAGAAGTTTAAATTTAATTGGGAGTTAAAGTAAACCTGAAATGATATTCTTTAGGTTAATTTTGTATAACCGAAGACTGTTCTGTGAAGTCCTCGGTTTCTGCTACTCCACGAACATGGAAACTTTGGTTTCAGTATCTTTACCAGCCTAAGATAACTTCTAGAATTGCAGATGTGATTTCCCCCCTATGCTAGATATGCAGTTTTGCAGCCCTGAGgagcaaagaaaggagaaatgaaaaaggaaaataaaggtcAAGGATAGGGCAGGGGAGAGTTGAGCACAGATAGAAAAGAAGAtgtggaagacaaaaaaagaactgATTAGGAATGGAAGCATGTTACCAGCAAGTGGTGTTAGGTTactgaaaaagtaattttttttttaacataacaaaAGTATTTGTGGGTGAAGGAAGTTCTTGTCATTGATCATGTTTTAAACTCATTCCTTAGGTTATGCTACTTTTCTTGTACATCAGTTTCACACTAGCCGTTCCTTTCAGGGAAATATGTGATTGTTTCAGGAGTTTAACTTTGGTCAAATTCTCAGTTTGATTACAGTTAAGAAATGGAGCTCTTAGTCCtggtttcattttcctttgtacTATGGCTCTGCAACCCTTTATGACATAAAAACAGTAAACTGTTGATTGaatatttccctttttttggtggctggccggtaagggaatccaaaccctaACTTTGGTGTTAATTGGTTGAATAGTTCTTAGAAAAAGTTTGCTTTGTATCTGCAAATCAGAAAGTGAACAAATGCCTTTTTTCGTGGTTGGACGATATTATGTGTTTTCTTCATAAAGAAGCATGTTTTTCCAGTGGCATTTTTGGTTCTCTGGTGACagttcttttgtgaaatgttctTTATTACACCAACAGTTGTATGAAGTTACTGTGTTCTTGGATAGCACCATCAGATCTACAGGCTTAATACACTTTTCTGAGGTAGCTATTGGGATGGCcttcaagagtttttttggttTGGACTGGAAAATGTCATGATACCTGTGCATTTACTGATGGTATCCTTTCATCTGCCTGCTTCAGTTCTTTATTGCCTTTAAAACTATCTGCATTCATTTGTGGCTGTCATAAATAACTAgccctcaaaataaaaagttattaaatattaCATGTAGGCATTCAGGTAGGAAATGTCCAAATGACTGAATGTAGTATTTTAGTTATGTGTTTATAGGTCCAAAGGTGTTTTGTGACCCAGATAagcattttgcatttaaaaaaataagttacataGTAGATCcaatttgatataaatattttatttaaggcaACATTCACAGGcattatctttttatctttatctctCAAAATGTTTGTCTCAAATAGGTTTTCAAAAacttaattaacaaataattaccCTCTTGCTAAGGTAATGTCTAACTTTTCTAGtcgatgtgtgtatatatacacttgagcaataaaattttcatttatctcgAGAAAGGTTGAATTTACCAAGTCAAATTGATTTCTCCTTCCCAGTatactcccccccccaaaaaaaaaccttttggGTTGTATTAGAAAGGTTTTTGCTATATACTTGGAAGTCCATCAGGACACAGACGACACGAGAAAAATTCTGAAGGTGGTCCATGTGGGCTGTAGTGTGTCTGTGGAGTCATCGGGCCTTGTGGAAGAAAACGTGGCTCCTGTGGGGTTGTCATAATGAATGAGCTGGGGGAGGAGCCCTTCACCATAATTTGAAGTAGTCGTTAAATACAGTATTTccgttttattttttcagaaatagtaCAGAATCTTGTGGTTTGAGATTTTGTGTTTTGTCACTCAATTTTATATCAAGCCTATTTAATTCAACAGGCTGCTGAGCTTCGTGCTTATCTGAAATCTAAAGGAGCTGAGATCTCAGAAGAGAACTCAGAAGGTGGACTTCATGTGGACTTAGCTCAAATTATTGAAGCCTGTGATGTGTGTCTGAAGGAAGATGACAaaggtttgtttttaattttatctaatattttttaCTAATCATAAAATAAcctacttttaaatttttcttgtgaattgtatttgtatgttttattagtccgtttctgttgcttataacaaaatatacagaactgggtaatttgtaagaaaaccaaatttattgcttacagtttcagaggctgggaagtacaatgTCCAAGGAACACATTTCGTGAAGGCTTTGGTGGCggccacagtgacccaggggtctcacatggcagcaaatggtagagcagagagagactaacctcctcattcactctccttttaaatcccaaaccatgcccatgaccaccatttttaatccattcactacagcattgtcctaccatctaatcacctcccacctttgaattaccataataggatttccaccctcttaacactgtcacagtgggggtcaagttttgggggacacgCAATCCAAGGCATATGTTTTGTATTGCAAATCTTAAAAGACTGTTAAGCACtgtgtttttaatcttttctttgaaCCTGCTCTCAGTTTCTGTTATACCTAAAAGTAAGCCTGTTTTgagaaaacatcttttttttttttttcgtgaccggcactcagccagtgagtgcactggtcatccttatataggatccgaacccgcggcgggagcgtcaccgcgctcccagcgcagcactctaccgagtgcgccacaggctcggcccgaaaaCATCTTTTAATGTCAGGGATATTTCTTGAGTGTATTTACACACACTAAATGCTGGTGATTTCAgaatgaacagaagaaaaaaaaatgaagctttttCCTGTTCATAAGGTTTCAATTAATAACAAATGGGATATAATTTTAAGTTACCTAAATGCCATTTAGTTATTAGGCTGATTGCCTATTTGTtgagaaaaaatgggaaaagttgAAAATTGTGAGTCCAGAAATCTCTGGTTAAGTAAGGTTCAGAGATTAAACTAAACTTGGTATAtgattaatatctataatactTGAAAATAATTGACCCAACCTGAAAGTTGACGACTttcatttctaacattttctAGATATATGTACAAAGTTTTCCTCAGTTGAGAAAATATCCTAGCCTAAAACTTAACCAGTAACTTCCAAATGAGTGAATATCAATGCCAGTAAAAATTGAAAGCATGTATATGTAGACATGTAAATTAATCATCTGTATTACTGGTTAGAAACCAACTCTTAGATAACAATTTCCTTCTTCTAGGAAGATGTACAAGTTGATTTCTTAATGCTACCTATGCTGCAGAGCTAGTTTAGTTTTATTCACATATGCTGTTTTCGCTGCTCTCCATAGAAGGACAAGTGTCCTTCTATGAACTGTTTTATAGTAGCCAGATTACAACTTAAATGTCTGATATTTAATGGTCTTCATTATAGTAAAACACTGGAAATATGTATTTTACTAGACACATTGAGTATTGTAGTGTCACTGGTAATTGTGATACTGATATTTGTATAGATGTGGAAAGTGTGATGAACAGTGTGGTATCCCTCCTCCTGATCCTGGAACCAGACAAGCAAGAAGCTTTGATTGAAAGCTTATGTGAAAAGTTGGTCAAATTCCGGGAAGGTGAACGGCCATCTCTGAGACTGCAGTTGTAAGTTAAAAACTGAAAGAGGCTCAGTTTTTCAAGGGGCTCTTTTCATGTCACTACCTTTTAATGGTAAAAGCAGGACTTCTGGGACTTGACTGTTACCTATGGCTTTTATGAGCTTTGACCTTGGGCAGATCACttagcctttctgtgcctgagttctCTCCTCTGTAATATGAAGTTATTAATAGTAACTGCCTGAGGTTTGTTCTGAGAGCAGATAACCTCAACTTATTATCATGCATGCTGTTCTCAAAcactgttttattatttgtttgttaacCAGGTTAAGCAACCTTTTCCATGGGATGGATAAGAGTACTCCAGTAAGATATACAGTGTATTGCAGCCTCATTAAAGTGGCAGCATCTTGTGGGGCCATCCAATACATTCCCACTGAGCTGGATCAAGTGAGTTACTGTGTGGAATACTTGTTCTGCTTAAAAGAAATATAGTTTCATATTTTAGCTAAAATAAGAAGCAAATATGTGtattatgttatcttttaaatcGTGAAAATATGTTCAGCTGCCTTattaaattttctccttttgtcaATCTGATCATAGGTTAGAAAATGGATTTCTGACTGGAATCTCACCACTGAAAAAAAACACACCCTTTTAAGACTACTTTATGAAGCACTTGTGGATTGTAAGAAAAGGTATTCAGAAGTAATGAACTAACTTACAACTTAACAGGCAATATAAGTAGGTGAGGATGTTTTAAAGACAAGTAGGGccagtgatttttttctactgTGTTCTCCAGAGTTGCTATAAAtctatttctgtacattttaccCACTAAGTTAAAGACAACTGCAAAGATTAAAGtagttttccccatttttaaactttttgagaagcaaacttgcttttgttttaaaagtggtACAGTTGTTAATCCCAAAGCTGTATATAATGTTAGATTAGGTTATTTAGTGGTGCTTTGATGTCTTAGTGCAGGATAGTGCTATCGCTTTTGTTTATTGGTGATTGCCTTATCAATCAAAAGTTACCACAAAGTCCTTTACATAAACAGTGCACCTCAGTTGAAATTTTGCAGTAGATTGTACTAAATGAGTACCTACCTGTTGGGTTTCTACAAGGTTgtgggtttcttcttttttttttcttttttgtctttttcgtgaccggtactcagccagtgagtgcaccggccattcctatataggatccgaacccgcggcgggagcgtcgccggcattctcccgagtgcgccacgggctcggcccaaggtaGTGGGTTTCTAAGGCTCATATTTAACCCAACAAATTTTATgcccaaaatatttactcttATAGTATACCCAGTTTTAAATGCCTACTGAATGATAGGTTTGGCCCAGTTTATAGAGTTAGTGTTGTCTTTGCGTAATAAAAGATAATCCTAGTTTTTTGATCtagcttttcaatttcttttttcacaCAGTGGTTAAATGCATTTAGAAAAAGTAATCAGTCTTTAGTTTTCTTGCATAAATTTTATACTGGCTTTTAGTGCTAGAGTGTTTAATGTAATAGGATCAGcaagattaatatttttctattatgttaAAATAGTGTAAATTTTTTACAGACCATTAACATAAAATACAAGAGGAaaggtttatatttttgttgtgaaAGTTGGAACATTTTGTCATAAAAGAAGATAAGCAAAACAGGGCATCTTGCCTTTATAGTATTTCTCATTCTGAAGCAATTGATACTATCTATTACACGCTGGCATACTCATGACAGCATTCCAGCCAGTTCTCAGTAATGTGTTGAGTAAGTAGTTTATAACAAAGACCATTTCAAATGGAGGACATAGAAACTGTTGGAGAAAGAATCCATATTTTAATCTGAACTTTAAATGTGCAGGTTGTGGAGTCAGACTACTGGGATTCAGATCTTGGATTTACCTCTTGTTGTATGACCTTAAATAAATCTTACTTAACATATGTGGACCTCACTTTCCAACTTCCGAGTgcaaataatagtacttacctcaggGTTGTCGAAAAGATTAAacataatgtatataaaaagTTCTTAAAACAGTGGCCTTATTATTGAGAAAACAATGAGTGTTGAATGTATTATTCCTATCACTATCCTTTTCAAGCTTGCCTTAAAGGAGTTAGTCAGTTTTCTGgtgtaataattttaaatgatgggTGCTGTGATTTTCCTGTAAATGTCGGGTGCTTATCTGAGATGATGACTACTTACTGGATGATTTCTCTTAATTGCTGTTTAGTAGGTCTTCAGTCTGTTATGTTTAGAAAGGAAATAACTGAAGTAACGTTCTAAAGAATTTCCAAAGCTGGTTCTCAGAGAAGTTGAGATAGGACATGAGTACCCAGCTGTGCTCTACTAGACATGTCCTGGTGTtaacatattagaaaatatttgcagcattTGTCACAGGTGATCActctttttccttcttgtaaCAGTTTCTTCAGTTGGCTTTTGGGGCCCCTCTGTCTTGATTCTTTTCTTACCTCATTCACAACTTCTCATTTGTAGGTTCCTTTTCATCTCCCCTAACTCTAAACATTGGAGTAACTTAGTCCTGGAACTTTTTCTGCTCTGTTACATGTGTTCCCTGTTGCTGTTTTATGGGGGTTTTTTTGGCTGTGATTATGGGGGATGCTGGGTGACATGTGCATTTTGGGTGGGACAGTTCTCTGTATTACTAGATTGTTAAGTTCACTGCAGGACACTTAGCATCCCTGCCCTCACAGGCAAAAATACCAATAGTGCATCCTAGTCATTACAACTCCATTACAGCAAGCTCGCATACACTTCCAGATGCTCCAGAGGGCACCCAGGTGCAGAGCCACTACTTCCTTTTTAAGTGATCTCATTCATTCTCATGTCTTTAAATACTGTCTGTATGCTGATGAGTTTCAAATTTTTTACCTCCTGTATTTCTTCCCTGAACTGCAGATGTCTGTTCCTATTTAGCATCTCCATTCAGGTGTTCAAAAGACATCTCAAATTTGATAACTGCAAAAGTGaaccattgatttttctcttataaatcttttctattttctctgacTCAGGAaatgctattttcatttttccaattGTTCAAGACCAAAACCTGGGATTCATTTTTTACCTCTCTTTTACCCAGATCCTGTCGCTCTAAATAAAACTAAAGTCAGACCAAGTTCTCACTACCTCTGTTGCTACCAGATGGTCTAAGCCACCATCACTGATCATTGAAGTACCCTTTTAACTAGTCTCTGTTTTGGTCCTTGTCCCTTTACAGTCTGTTCTTAATACAGTTGTCAGAAAGTTCTGTTCAATATGGAAAATCAGATTATGTCTCCCCTGTACTCAGAACCCTCCAGTGGCTTCATTCAGAGTAAAAGGCAAAGCCATCTCCAGTGCCTTGGTACTGGCTTTTCTTCCTAGAACAGTCTTCTCCCAGTATCTGTATGGTTCCCTCCATTCTTCAGATCAGCTCAATTGTTACCTCTTCAGAaaggccttccctggccacctgTGTAGATGACAGTACCCTTGCTCCCCTCATTGCTTTTTTCCCATCCCTGTTTTATAATATTCCCATTGCACTTACTGTTAACAgacatatatttaatgtttagTATCtgtccccactagaatgtaagtttcatAACGTCAGggactttgcttttttctttactaGTATACTGTGTGACACTGATAGGCATTCAGTATatgtttgttggatgaataattctaaaatataaatgtggCAAAAGCAGTGGCTACAAGAGGCAGAGATATAAGACATTATGAAGTGGTAGTTTGAACTAGAGAGAGTATGTGCTTCCCAAAGGCAttcagattaaaatattttaaaacactttgtaAGTATAAAAGCCCTAACTTTCTCCTAGTTTTCTGATGTGAAAATTTGTTTCTAATGTTTGAATTTTGgttccttcatttttaagaacAGATGCAGTGTAGTGGACCCTACAGTCCTTGTCTTCTTGGCCTCTTAGCAGTGTGTGACCATGGCACCCCTTTCCTCATGGAAACTCTTCTCTTAATGTAGGTGACACTGCTGTCCTTGTTTTTCTCCAACCTCTTTGGCAGTTCATTCTGACACCTTTGTAAATTACTCTTCTTTTACTCCTTTAAATGCTGGTTTTACTCAAGATTTTGGGCTAGGACCTTTTTCTCACTCTCCTTCTGCCTGGGTCATCTCATCTATTCCCATGGCTTCTATCACCTGTGGAATGAAAATCTGTATTTGTAACCCAGGCTTCTCTTCTGAGCTTCAGATCTTTGTGTACAACTTGCTTTCTACCTGTTTCCACTTAGATGGAGCACACAGGTGCCTCAAACTCAATGTGACCGAAatgaatttatcattttctcCAGTAGGGCGCCTGCCTACTGATGTAGCATGGGCTTGATGAAGGTGATAAAAATCATCTTACCATTTTTGTGCAGTGCCACTAGTGGCGAGCTACATAAACTTTGttctgtttatataaatattCCCTCCCTcggtttttctctcttcctccatccctcCTACACACATACGCCCCACTCCACACCTTTTCTCTTGCTTATCACACTCTAAACATAGTGAACCTATGTCAGTAAAAAAGCACCATGCTCATTCCCATTCTAGACCAGGGGCTGGCACGTTTCTGTATAGTCCACAAGCTAAGAgtggtttttatgtttttaaatggttgatagaaaaaaaagaatatttcatgacatgagcattatatgaaattcaaatttcgtGTCCATAAAATTTTATTGGTACACATCCATGCCTACTCGTTTACATACTGTCTATGACTGTTTTGTCAAGAGTTGAGGAGCTGTAGCCAAGATCATATAGCCTGCAAAGCCTAGAGTATTTAATTTCTGGTCCTTTAGAGAAAGTTTGCATACAACAAGTCTAACTGGTCTGCTACACTCAACTTTGATTCTCTGCCTGAAGCACCCCTCTCGTTTAGGTTAGGTGCCTCCCTTTTATAGCACCCTCAACTTTTATCATAGCTTTTAAC of Cynocephalus volans isolate mCynVol1 chromosome 4, mCynVol1.pri, whole genome shotgun sequence contains these proteins:
- the EIF3M gene encoding eukaryotic translation initiation factor 3 subunit M isoform X2, with amino-acid sequence MSVPAFIDISEEDQAAELRAYLKSKGAEISEENSEGGLHVDLAQIIEACDVCLKEDDKDVESVMNSVVSLLLILEPDKQEALIESLCEKLVKFREGERPSLRLQLLSNLFHGMDKSTPVRYTVYCSLIKVAASCGAIQYIPTELDQVRKWISDWNLTTEKKHTLLRLLYEALVDCKKSDAASKVMVELLGSYTEDNASQARVDAHRCIVRALKDPNAFLFDHLLTLKPVKFLEGELIHDLLTIFVSAKLASYVKFYQNNKDFIDSLAVRTKMVYCKIDQTQRKVVVSHSTHRTFGKQQWQQLYDTLNAWKQNLNKVKNSLLSLSDT